In Methylophaga thalassica, one genomic interval encodes:
- a CDS encoding LexA family protein, translating into MKTLSERLNHALQLTGVTQSELARRIGIKQQSISQICSGKSARSRYTMQIAEALRVNAHWLATGDGEIGLGVGNVEVGPDIKGRIPLINWVQAGDWTEIAEGFAHEDAEEWREVTGKAHEGCFALRVKGDSMENPSGKKSIPEGAVIVVDPELPYSSGSLVVARLDDSKEATFKQLVIDGEQKYLKPLNPQYPAIPINGNCTIIGVVRQAIIDFW; encoded by the coding sequence ATGAAAACTTTATCCGAACGACTAAACCATGCCTTGCAGCTTACTGGGGTGACTCAGTCTGAGTTGGCTCGTCGCATTGGTATCAAACAGCAGTCGATCAGCCAGATTTGCTCTGGTAAATCGGCTAGGTCTCGTTACACCATGCAGATCGCGGAGGCGCTTCGCGTGAATGCTCATTGGCTCGCCACAGGTGATGGCGAGATTGGCTTGGGGGTCGGTAATGTAGAAGTCGGGCCTGATATTAAGGGAAGAATTCCTCTCATTAACTGGGTTCAGGCTGGTGATTGGACTGAAATAGCGGAGGGATTTGCCCATGAAGATGCTGAGGAGTGGCGTGAAGTCACTGGGAAAGCACATGAGGGTTGTTTCGCACTTCGCGTAAAAGGCGACAGTATGGAAAATCCAAGCGGAAAAAAATCCATACCTGAGGGAGCAGTGATCGTTGTTGATCCTGAGTTACCTTACTCTTCAGGTTCATTGGTTGTTGCGCGTTTGGATGATTCGAAAGAAGCAACCTTTAAGCAGTTGGTTATTGATGGTGAACAGAAGTATCTAAAACCTTTGAACCCGCAATACCCTGCAATACCGATCAACGGCAACTGCACCATCATCGGTGTAGTACGACAAGCTATCATCGATTTCTGGTAG